A window of the Bdellovibrio sp. ZAP7 genome harbors these coding sequences:
- the cdaA gene encoding diadenylate cyclase CdaA produces the protein MLQQFFDNLIFIVQHLRVQDAIDMILVWMVVYRILVLIKRTGTIQMLSGLGVLAIGYILSIWLELFTFNWILEKFFSNLFVIVVVLFQAEIRRALAHIGSNPFFTDASTIQETQVIEEIAKGIILTAQKGFGALVVVEREIVIDYHIEFGTEMESKVSAELLASIFHPESPMHDGAVLIRNGKLHSAGCFLPLSKNPALDKNLGTRHRAAIGLTEETDALVFVVSEENKSIGIVQGGHLSPNVELGDIRKALYETFGLKYKAFSQQGDLS, from the coding sequence ATGTTGCAGCAGTTTTTCGACAACCTCATCTTCATCGTTCAGCATTTGCGTGTGCAAGATGCGATCGACATGATCCTGGTGTGGATGGTTGTGTATCGTATCCTGGTTCTGATTAAAAGAACGGGAACGATTCAAATGCTCTCCGGGCTAGGCGTGTTAGCTATCGGCTATATCCTAAGCATCTGGCTTGAGCTATTTACCTTCAACTGGATCTTGGAAAAGTTCTTCTCTAATTTATTCGTGATTGTGGTGGTTCTGTTCCAGGCCGAGATTCGCAGAGCCTTGGCTCACATTGGATCTAATCCATTCTTCACAGATGCCTCTACAATCCAGGAAACTCAAGTTATCGAAGAGATTGCTAAAGGGATCATCCTCACAGCACAGAAGGGCTTTGGAGCCCTCGTCGTGGTGGAGCGTGAGATCGTGATCGATTATCACATTGAGTTTGGAACTGAGATGGAATCAAAAGTTTCGGCGGAGCTTCTGGCTTCTATTTTTCATCCTGAAAGTCCCATGCATGATGGCGCCGTGCTTATCCGAAACGGTAAGCTCCATTCTGCCGGATGTTTCCTGCCGCTTTCTAAAAACCCAGCTCTGGATAAAAACTTAGGGACACGTCATCGTGCTGCGATTGGTTTAACGGAAGAAACGGATGCTCTGGTGTTTGTGGTTTCTGAGGAAAACAAATCCATTGGTATCGTACAGGGTGGTCATTTAAGCCCGAACGTGGAGTTGGGTGATATTCGTAAGGCCTTGTATGAGACGTTTGGTCTTAAATATAAAGCTTTCTCGCAGCAGGGGGATCTGTCATGA
- the ftsH gene encoding ATP-dependent zinc metalloprotease FtsH yields MRSTQKTLALWFFLIIMAVFLFQAYESKHQRLIGEFNYSKFTEAVKAKEVASVTFRQETSEIIGEMKPDFEKKYNGTHFQIVGNTQDEGFKFLEANGITPNYERADNGGFFQSLIVNWLPLILIVAMFLFIMRQIQVGGGKAMSFGKSRARLLTEHKNRVTFKEVAGVDEAKDDLQEIVSFLKDPKKYTKLGGRIPKGVLLVGSPGTGKTLLARAVAGEAGVPFFTISGSDFVEMFVGVGASRVRDLFEQGKKNAPCLIFIDEIDAVGRHRGAGMGGGHDEREQTLNQLLVEMDGFESSEGVIMIAATNRPDVLDPALLRPGRFDRRVVVNKPDLKGREQILAVHTRKTPLGPDVDTSKIARGTPGFSGADLENLVNEAALVAARTDKKYLEMEDFEKAKDKVIMGSERRSMVISDEDKKVTAYHEAGHTLVNRKLQGLDPIHKVTIIPRGMALGVTQTLPEKESVSLSKSTAENMIAFLFGGRAAEEVIFKDVTTGAGNDIERATSIARRMVCEWGMSKLGPLAFEKSGGEVFLGMQYGHQGHKEYSEAKAEEIDAEVSKIINTGYATAVRILTENKQALESITQALIEYETIDGHEVDMMINGAAVSEIEKYRNNRRDTNLALAAASGVGKKDDSSGSDPVGNTGPVTI; encoded by the coding sequence ATGCGATCTACACAGAAAACACTCGCCTTATGGTTTTTCCTAATCATCATGGCTGTATTTTTGTTTCAAGCCTATGAGAGCAAACACCAAAGACTGATTGGCGAGTTTAATTATTCTAAATTTACAGAAGCGGTAAAAGCTAAAGAAGTAGCTTCCGTAACTTTCCGTCAAGAGACCAGCGAAATTATCGGTGAGATGAAGCCTGACTTTGAGAAAAAGTACAACGGCACTCATTTCCAAATCGTCGGTAACACGCAAGATGAAGGTTTCAAATTCTTGGAAGCTAACGGCATCACGCCAAATTACGAGCGTGCTGATAATGGTGGCTTCTTCCAATCATTGATCGTGAACTGGTTGCCATTGATTTTGATCGTGGCGATGTTCCTGTTTATCATGCGCCAAATTCAAGTCGGTGGTGGTAAGGCGATGTCTTTTGGTAAATCGCGTGCGCGTCTTTTAACTGAGCACAAAAACCGTGTGACGTTCAAAGAGGTCGCTGGCGTTGACGAAGCGAAGGACGATCTGCAAGAGATCGTAAGCTTCCTGAAAGATCCTAAGAAATATACAAAACTGGGTGGCCGCATTCCAAAAGGTGTTCTTTTGGTGGGTTCTCCGGGTACAGGTAAAACATTGCTTGCTCGCGCCGTCGCGGGTGAAGCAGGTGTTCCATTCTTCACGATCTCTGGTTCTGACTTCGTCGAGATGTTCGTGGGTGTGGGTGCGTCCCGTGTTCGTGACTTGTTTGAACAAGGTAAAAAGAATGCTCCTTGCTTGATCTTCATCGACGAGATCGATGCCGTAGGTCGCCATCGTGGTGCCGGCATGGGTGGTGGTCATGACGAGCGTGAGCAAACTCTGAATCAGCTTTTGGTTGAGATGGATGGTTTTGAGTCATCTGAAGGTGTGATCATGATCGCAGCGACGAATCGTCCTGACGTTCTGGATCCAGCGTTGTTGCGTCCAGGTCGTTTCGACCGTCGTGTTGTTGTGAATAAACCAGATCTTAAAGGTCGTGAGCAAATCTTGGCCGTTCACACGCGTAAGACTCCACTTGGGCCTGACGTGGATACTTCTAAAATCGCTCGTGGTACTCCAGGCTTCTCGGGTGCAGACCTTGAAAACCTGGTGAACGAAGCAGCCCTTGTGGCGGCTCGTACAGACAAAAAGTATCTTGAGATGGAAGATTTTGAAAAAGCTAAAGACAAAGTGATCATGGGTTCTGAAAGACGATCTATGGTTATCTCGGATGAAGATAAAAAAGTGACCGCATACCATGAAGCGGGTCACACTTTGGTGAACAGAAAACTTCAAGGTTTGGATCCGATCCATAAAGTTACGATCATCCCTCGTGGTATGGCTTTGGGAGTTACTCAAACGCTTCCAGAAAAAGAATCCGTGTCTTTGTCGAAATCCACTGCTGAGAACATGATTGCATTCTTGTTCGGTGGTCGTGCGGCTGAAGAAGTGATCTTTAAGGATGTAACGACGGGCGCTGGCAACGATATCGAACGCGCCACTTCCATCGCTCGCCGTATGGTTTGCGAATGGGGTATGTCGAAACTTGGACCTTTGGCGTTTGAAAAATCTGGCGGCGAAGTGTTCTTGGGTATGCAATACGGTCATCAAGGCCACAAAGAATACTCTGAAGCGAAAGCTGAAGAGATCGATGCGGAAGTTTCAAAAATCATCAATACAGGTTACGCAACTGCAGTTCGTATCTTGACTGAGAACAAGCAAGCTCTTGAGTCTATCACTCAAGCACTTATTGAATATGAAACGATTGATGGTCATGAAGTTGATATGATGATCAACGGTGCTGCGGTTTCTGAAATTGAAAAATACAGAAATAATCGCCGTGACACCAATCTGGCATTGGCGGCAGCTTCGGGTGTCGGTAAAAAGGATGATTCCTCTGGGTCCGATCCAGTTGGGAACACCGGGCCAGTGACAATTTAA
- the tilS gene encoding tRNA lysidine(34) synthetase TilS translates to MKKLTGSARPKQDLDHHVWKLIKKFDLQDKKILVALSGGADSVATLAVLAKVVKPENLGACYFHHGDDKNQEYRKEAQLFCEKLCKKLHVEFFVLKSRSLAKSEAQYRDQRYEALARLQKEQGFEVLATGHHADDLLETRLMRIVRGTGAQGLVAMSYYSGGVFRPFLETPKSELRKYLRSEKLRAFEDPSNALLDPFRNWVREDWLKSLEKRQKGAVNSLARSLETLAQELHSLEHKPGTDLLSQNEANKPQDVKGLSRAFYLTLSPFEQRRLLAQYLFSLGKRDFSQSQLEEIQKRLDKPQKVISFKVSGCDWEINAQQIKVES, encoded by the coding sequence GTGAAGAAATTGACGGGCAGCGCGCGCCCCAAGCAGGATTTGGATCATCACGTTTGGAAATTAATTAAAAAATTTGATCTGCAAGACAAGAAAATTTTAGTGGCTTTATCGGGTGGGGCAGATTCTGTTGCAACTCTTGCCGTGTTGGCGAAAGTTGTGAAGCCCGAAAATCTGGGAGCTTGTTACTTTCACCATGGTGACGATAAAAATCAGGAATACCGCAAAGAGGCGCAGCTTTTTTGCGAGAAACTGTGCAAGAAATTACATGTGGAGTTTTTTGTTTTAAAATCCCGCTCCCTGGCAAAATCCGAAGCTCAATACCGTGATCAGCGCTATGAGGCTTTGGCTCGTTTGCAAAAAGAGCAAGGATTCGAAGTTTTGGCGACAGGACATCATGCTGATGATCTTTTGGAAACACGTCTGATGCGTATCGTGCGCGGCACAGGGGCTCAGGGTTTGGTTGCTATGTCTTACTACAGTGGCGGCGTATTTAGACCATTTTTGGAAACGCCTAAATCGGAACTTCGTAAATATTTACGTTCCGAAAAGCTTCGCGCTTTTGAAGATCCCTCGAATGCGCTCCTGGACCCTTTCAGAAACTGGGTCCGTGAAGACTGGCTAAAGTCCTTGGAGAAGCGTCAGAAAGGGGCTGTGAACAGTCTGGCTCGTTCGCTCGAAACGTTGGCTCAGGAGCTGCATTCTTTGGAGCACAAGCCAGGGACTGATTTGCTGAGTCAAAATGAGGCTAATAAACCACAGGACGTCAAAGGACTCTCTAGAGCTTTCTATTTAACATTATCTCCATTTGAGCAACGGCGTCTTCTCGCACAGTATTTATTCTCCCTCGGAAAACGAGATTTTTCACAATCTCAGCTTGAAGAAATTCAAAAGCGCCTAGACAAACCGCAAAAAGTGATCAGCTTTAAGGTTAGTGGTTGTGATTGGGAAATTAACGCGCAGCAAATCAAGGTCGAGTCTTGA
- a CDS encoding aldehyde dehydrogenase family protein: MASFSTVNPATGEQLSKFDHVTWDQAELMILDAKKDFEKWRKYSFAERSKVLHNLAASLRKHGDDLALQMHMEMGKLIPEGKAEVEKCAVTCEYYAKEAAGMLANQKSASPYKDAEVSFSPLGVIFSVMPWNFPLWQVIRFAAPSLMAGNVIILKHADLTAGVAEKIGKIFKDLTSDLTLLRNCQVDHAVAEKIIAHPMVRGITFTGSTEGGRAVATTAAKNLKKIVLELGGSDAYIVLEDADIYKAAKACAKTRLQNCGQSCVAGKRFIVVEKVLKEFLSAMEHEMKILPLAPLASKRFQDTIITQVEKLKNWGGKVVFGGTAPQGPAAFYPASMVLFEQNNSEVHHEEVFGPVALVFVAKDANEAMAIANSSPYGLGGGIFTRDLQKGKELIEKEMEAGFVVVNDFVKSDPRIPFGGVKDSGYGRELGHFGIMEFVNIKTVGVGAVE, encoded by the coding sequence ATGGCATCATTCTCTACGGTTAATCCGGCAACAGGCGAACAGCTTTCAAAATTTGATCACGTCACTTGGGATCAAGCCGAGTTGATGATTCTGGATGCTAAAAAAGATTTCGAAAAATGGCGTAAATATTCTTTCGCAGAGCGCTCGAAAGTTCTTCACAATCTCGCCGCAAGCCTTCGTAAACACGGTGATGATCTGGCTTTGCAGATGCATATGGAAATGGGGAAATTGATTCCCGAAGGCAAGGCCGAAGTTGAAAAGTGTGCTGTCACTTGCGAGTACTATGCAAAAGAAGCAGCCGGGATGCTGGCCAATCAAAAAAGCGCCTCTCCCTATAAAGATGCCGAAGTCAGCTTTTCCCCTCTGGGTGTGATTTTCAGTGTGATGCCGTGGAATTTTCCTTTGTGGCAGGTGATTCGTTTTGCGGCTCCGTCTTTAATGGCGGGGAACGTGATTATATTAAAACATGCAGACTTAACGGCTGGGGTCGCTGAAAAAATCGGCAAGATTTTTAAAGACCTGACATCTGACCTGACTCTTTTACGCAATTGTCAGGTGGACCATGCGGTCGCCGAAAAAATCATCGCTCACCCGATGGTTCGAGGGATCACCTTCACCGGAAGCACTGAGGGTGGACGTGCTGTCGCAACAACGGCAGCCAAGAATCTGAAAAAAATCGTTCTGGAGCTTGGTGGCAGCGATGCCTACATTGTTTTGGAGGATGCAGATATTTATAAGGCTGCAAAAGCTTGTGCTAAAACGCGTTTGCAAAACTGTGGACAAAGCTGTGTTGCCGGGAAACGCTTTATCGTCGTCGAAAAAGTCCTGAAAGAATTTTTATCAGCGATGGAGCATGAGATGAAAATCCTGCCTCTGGCTCCTTTAGCAAGTAAGCGTTTTCAAGACACCATCATTACTCAAGTGGAAAAATTGAAAAACTGGGGTGGTAAAGTCGTCTTTGGAGGAACAGCTCCGCAAGGGCCTGCGGCTTTTTATCCGGCGTCCATGGTGCTTTTTGAGCAAAATAATTCCGAAGTTCATCACGAAGAAGTCTTTGGGCCGGTGGCCTTGGTTTTTGTGGCGAAAGACGCCAACGAGGCGATGGCGATCGCTAATTCTTCACCCTATGGCTTAGGCGGTGGTATCTTCACACGCGATCTGCAAAAAGGGAAAGAGCTCATCGAGAAAGAAATGGAAGCGGGCTTTGTTGTCGTAAATGATTTTGTAAAATCAGATCCCCGCATTCCTTTTGGCGGAGTGAAAGATTCTGGTTACGGCCGTGAGCTGGGTCATTTCGGAATCATGGAATTTGTGAACATCAAGACCGTCGGCGTGGGAGCAGTTGAGTGA
- a CDS encoding type II toxin-antitoxin system RatA family toxin — protein sequence MAKASTTEVFNCTPEQFFKIISDYEKYHEFLAEVKQCKVLKTEGNRKLVEYNVAVVKTFKYALWMTETPSTGITWEFASGDMFKTSVGSWKLQDEAGKTRATYTVEATFNMFVPGPIANALVSVNLPNMMSSYHKRVKQLYGV from the coding sequence ATGGCAAAAGCATCAACCACAGAAGTTTTCAACTGCACCCCTGAACAATTCTTTAAAATCATCTCTGACTATGAAAAATATCATGAGTTTTTGGCAGAGGTTAAACAATGCAAAGTCCTAAAAACTGAAGGTAATCGTAAACTCGTTGAATACAACGTCGCGGTCGTTAAAACCTTCAAATATGCATTGTGGATGACGGAAACGCCGTCCACTGGCATCACTTGGGAGTTCGCTTCCGGTGATATGTTTAAAACATCTGTGGGCTCTTGGAAACTTCAAGATGAGGCTGGTAAGACACGTGCCACATACACTGTTGAAGCGACATTTAACATGTTTGTTCCGGGCCCTATTGCCAATGCCTTGGTGAGTGTAAATTTGCCGAACATGATGAGCTCTTATCACAAACGAGTGAAGCAACTATATGGCGTCTGA
- a CDS encoding response regulator: MKHKILIVDDEKDLRDLISYFLTRANYDVALAEDGCVGFEKVQSWNPDLVISDIRMPVCDGFELLKRISAVPDDETRVMFISGYVGGDEDELKKNPHCVGFIPKPVNRAELLEMVKQALPA, translated from the coding sequence ATGAAACACAAGATTCTCATCGTAGATGATGAAAAAGACTTACGTGACTTGATCTCCTACTTTCTGACTCGGGCCAACTACGACGTTGCGCTGGCTGAAGACGGCTGCGTGGGCTTTGAGAAAGTCCAATCCTGGAATCCCGATTTAGTTATCAGCGACATCCGGATGCCTGTTTGCGATGGCTTTGAACTCCTAAAGCGCATTAGTGCCGTTCCTGACGATGAAACCCGTGTGATGTTTATCTCAGGCTATGTGGGTGGCGACGAAGACGAACTCAAGAAAAATCCCCATTGTGTCGGCTTCATTCCCAAGCCCGTCAACAGAGCCGAACTTTTGGAAATGGTCAAACAAGCTCTGCCCGCTTAA